In Humulus lupulus chromosome 6, drHumLupu1.1, whole genome shotgun sequence, a single genomic region encodes these proteins:
- the LOC133782314 gene encoding uncharacterized protein LOC133782314 isoform X3, with the protein MDSPQSVVSPCKNSLSAEHEKQKSDYSSRSSAPFSKEIRVNGKDADAVNGENSIGVLHVYIHEARDIHNICIYHKQDVYAKLCLTSDPEQAVSTTIINGGGRNPVFNEKLQLNIRTVESSLKCEIWMLSRVRNYLEDQLLGFALVPLSEVLINNGKLEKEFSLSSTDLFHSPAGFVQLSINYTGASPEMITDMVTHGTRVQDSEISESLPSELDKIEFPDPKIVNEDEIMVSEYIQMPCNSLESDSSENLVNHEAENQLTEVVGVQVVESFSTGTAESVQLPKVDSPPSSVSTNGVSSPSAPVSSDSSEAPAASKSPNQEQVSALKEKHVDAKDSESDSSGGLSSDSFTKPVVSVNIEPEQKVVQQEIVEMYMKSMQQFTESLAKMKLPMDMETGTTNSENSSSDSKVQPSKNSGSRVFYGSRAFF; encoded by the coding sequence ATGGACTCCCCACAATCTGTTGTATCTCCATGCAAGAACTCACTTAGTGCTGAGCATGAGAAGCAGAAGTCTGACTATTCCTCTAGGAGCTCAGCTCCTTTCTCCAAGGAAATCAGGGTCAACGGAAAGGATGCTGATGCGGTCAACGGTGAAAACTCCATCGGTGTTCTTCATGTTTACATACACGAAGCGAGGGATATCCACAACATCTGCATATACCACAAACAAGACGTTTATGCTAAGCTTTGCCTGACAAGTGATCCAGAACAGGCAGTTTCCACCACAATCATCAATGGTGGTGGTAGGAATCCAGTCTTCAATGAGAAACTACAACTCAATATAAGAACTGTAGAGTCCTCCCTCAAATGTGAGATCTGGATGCTTAGCAGGGTGAGGAATTATCTTGAAGACCAGTTGTTGGGTTTTGCTTTGGTGCCATTGTCTGAGGTTCTAATCAACAATGGGAAGTTGGAGAAAGAGTTCTCTCTTTCTTCAACTGATCTTTTTCATTCCCCAGCTGGTTTTGTTCAGCTGTCTATCAACTACACTGGAGCTTCCCCTGAAATGATCACTGATATGGTCACTCATGGGACTCGTGTACAGGATTCTGAGATATCCGAGTCCCTTCCTAGTGAGTTAGATAAGATAGAGTTCCCAGATCCTAAGATTGTAAATGAAGATGAGATAATGGTTTCAGAGTACATTCAGATGCCATGCAATAGTTTGGAATCTGATAGTTCTGAGAATTTGGTCAATCATGAGGCTGAGAATCAGCTCACTGAGGTAGTGGGAGTTCAAGTTGTTGAAAGCTTTTCAACGGGTACCGCTGAGTCTGTCCAACTTCCAAAGGTTGACTCACCACCAAGCAGTGTGTCAACTAATGGAGTTTCATCTCCTTCGGCCCCTGTAAGCTCAGATTCATCTGAAGCTCCAGCTGCCTCCAAGTCTCCGAATCAAGAGCAAGTTTCAGCTCTGAAAGAGAAGCATGTGGATGCTAAAGATAGTGAGAGTGATTCCTCTGGTGGGTTGTCTAGTGATTCATTCACAAAGCCAGTTGTTTCTGTGAACATTGAGCCTGAGCAAAAGGTGGTGCAGCAGGAGATAGTAGAAATGTACATGAAGAGTATGCAGCAGTTTACTGAGTCCTTGGCAAAAATGAAGCTTCCTATGGACATGGAAACTGGAACAACAAATTCAGAGAATTCGAGCTCCGATTCTAAAGTACAGCCATCAAAGAACAGTGGCTCCCGTGTGTTTTACGGTAGCAGAGCTTTCTTCTGA
- the LOC133782314 gene encoding uncharacterized protein LOC133782314 isoform X1, whose translation MLFLSYFSIFLLGSVWLLLILAGFSSSLMDSPQSVVSPCKNSLSAEHEKQKSDYSSRSSAPFSKEIRVNGKDADAVNGENSIGVLHVYIHEARDIHNICIYHKQDVYAKLCLTSDPEQAVSTTIINGGGRNPVFNEKLQLNIRTVESSLKCEIWMLSRVRNYLEDQLLGFALVPLSEVLINNGKLEKEFSLSSTDLFHSPAGFVQLSINYTGASPEMITDMVTHGTRVQDSEISESLPSELDKIEFPDPKIVNEDEIMVSEYIQMPCNSLESDSSENLVNHEAENQLTEVVGVQVVESFSTGTAESVQLPKVDSPPSSVSTNGVSSPSAPVSSDSSEAPAASKSPNQEQVSALKEKHVDAKDSESDSSGGLSSDSFTKPVVSVNIEPEQKVVQQEIVEMYMKSMQQFTESLAKMKLPMDMETGTTNSENSSSDSKVQPSKNSGSRVFYGSRAFF comes from the exons ATGCTTTTCTTATCttacttttcaatttttttgCTTGGTTCTGTCTGGTTGCTCTTGATTTTGGCTG GTTTCTCATCTAGTCTTATGGACTCCCCACAATCTGTTGTATCTCCATGCAAGAACTCACTTAGTGCTGAGCATGAGAAGCAGAAGTCTGACTATTCCTCTAGGAGCTCAGCTCCTTTCTCCAAGGAAATCAGGGTCAACGGAAAGGATGCTGATGCGGTCAACGGTGAAAACTCCATCGGTGTTCTTCATGTTTACATACACGAAGCGAGGGATATCCACAACATCTGCATATACCACAAACAAGACGTTTATGCTAAGCTTTGCCTGACAAGTGATCCAGAACAGGCAGTTTCCACCACAATCATCAATGGTGGTGGTAGGAATCCAGTCTTCAATGAGAAACTACAACTCAATATAAGAACTGTAGAGTCCTCCCTCAAATGTGAGATCTGGATGCTTAGCAGGGTGAGGAATTATCTTGAAGACCAGTTGTTGGGTTTTGCTTTGGTGCCATTGTCTGAGGTTCTAATCAACAATGGGAAGTTGGAGAAAGAGTTCTCTCTTTCTTCAACTGATCTTTTTCATTCCCCAGCTGGTTTTGTTCAGCTGTCTATCAACTACACTGGAGCTTCCCCTGAAATGATCACTGATATGGTCACTCATGGGACTCGTGTACAGGATTCTGAGATATCCGAGTCCCTTCCTAGTGAGTTAGATAAGATAGAGTTCCCAGATCCTAAGATTGTAAATGAAGATGAGATAATGGTTTCAGAGTACATTCAGATGCCATGCAATAGTTTGGAATCTGATAGTTCTGAGAATTTGGTCAATCATGAGGCTGAGAATCAGCTCACTGAGGTAGTGGGAGTTCAAGTTGTTGAAAGCTTTTCAACGGGTACCGCTGAGTCTGTCCAACTTCCAAAGGTTGACTCACCACCAAGCAGTGTGTCAACTAATGGAGTTTCATCTCCTTCGGCCCCTGTAAGCTCAGATTCATCTGAAGCTCCAGCTGCCTCCAAGTCTCCGAATCAAGAGCAAGTTTCAGCTCTGAAAGAGAAGCATGTGGATGCTAAAGATAGTGAGAGTGATTCCTCTGGTGGGTTGTCTAGTGATTCATTCACAAAGCCAGTTGTTTCTGTGAACATTGAGCCTGAGCAAAAGGTGGTGCAGCAGGAGATAGTAGAAATGTACATGAAGAGTATGCAGCAGTTTACTGAGTCCTTGGCAAAAATGAAGCTTCCTATGGACATGGAAACTGGAACAACAAATTCAGAGAATTCGAGCTCCGATTCTAAAGTACAGCCATCAAAGAACAGTGGCTCCCGTGTGTTTTACGGTAGCAGAGCTTTCTTCTGA
- the LOC133782314 gene encoding uncharacterized protein LOC133782314 isoform X2, which produces MRKSQKGFSSSLMDSPQSVVSPCKNSLSAEHEKQKSDYSSRSSAPFSKEIRVNGKDADAVNGENSIGVLHVYIHEARDIHNICIYHKQDVYAKLCLTSDPEQAVSTTIINGGGRNPVFNEKLQLNIRTVESSLKCEIWMLSRVRNYLEDQLLGFALVPLSEVLINNGKLEKEFSLSSTDLFHSPAGFVQLSINYTGASPEMITDMVTHGTRVQDSEISESLPSELDKIEFPDPKIVNEDEIMVSEYIQMPCNSLESDSSENLVNHEAENQLTEVVGVQVVESFSTGTAESVQLPKVDSPPSSVSTNGVSSPSAPVSSDSSEAPAASKSPNQEQVSALKEKHVDAKDSESDSSGGLSSDSFTKPVVSVNIEPEQKVVQQEIVEMYMKSMQQFTESLAKMKLPMDMETGTTNSENSSSDSKVQPSKNSGSRVFYGSRAFF; this is translated from the exons ATGAGAAAAAGCCAAAAGG GTTTCTCATCTAGTCTTATGGACTCCCCACAATCTGTTGTATCTCCATGCAAGAACTCACTTAGTGCTGAGCATGAGAAGCAGAAGTCTGACTATTCCTCTAGGAGCTCAGCTCCTTTCTCCAAGGAAATCAGGGTCAACGGAAAGGATGCTGATGCGGTCAACGGTGAAAACTCCATCGGTGTTCTTCATGTTTACATACACGAAGCGAGGGATATCCACAACATCTGCATATACCACAAACAAGACGTTTATGCTAAGCTTTGCCTGACAAGTGATCCAGAACAGGCAGTTTCCACCACAATCATCAATGGTGGTGGTAGGAATCCAGTCTTCAATGAGAAACTACAACTCAATATAAGAACTGTAGAGTCCTCCCTCAAATGTGAGATCTGGATGCTTAGCAGGGTGAGGAATTATCTTGAAGACCAGTTGTTGGGTTTTGCTTTGGTGCCATTGTCTGAGGTTCTAATCAACAATGGGAAGTTGGAGAAAGAGTTCTCTCTTTCTTCAACTGATCTTTTTCATTCCCCAGCTGGTTTTGTTCAGCTGTCTATCAACTACACTGGAGCTTCCCCTGAAATGATCACTGATATGGTCACTCATGGGACTCGTGTACAGGATTCTGAGATATCCGAGTCCCTTCCTAGTGAGTTAGATAAGATAGAGTTCCCAGATCCTAAGATTGTAAATGAAGATGAGATAATGGTTTCAGAGTACATTCAGATGCCATGCAATAGTTTGGAATCTGATAGTTCTGAGAATTTGGTCAATCATGAGGCTGAGAATCAGCTCACTGAGGTAGTGGGAGTTCAAGTTGTTGAAAGCTTTTCAACGGGTACCGCTGAGTCTGTCCAACTTCCAAAGGTTGACTCACCACCAAGCAGTGTGTCAACTAATGGAGTTTCATCTCCTTCGGCCCCTGTAAGCTCAGATTCATCTGAAGCTCCAGCTGCCTCCAAGTCTCCGAATCAAGAGCAAGTTTCAGCTCTGAAAGAGAAGCATGTGGATGCTAAAGATAGTGAGAGTGATTCCTCTGGTGGGTTGTCTAGTGATTCATTCACAAAGCCAGTTGTTTCTGTGAACATTGAGCCTGAGCAAAAGGTGGTGCAGCAGGAGATAGTAGAAATGTACATGAAGAGTATGCAGCAGTTTACTGAGTCCTTGGCAAAAATGAAGCTTCCTATGGACATGGAAACTGGAACAACAAATTCAGAGAATTCGAGCTCCGATTCTAAAGTACAGCCATCAAAGAACAGTGGCTCCCGTGTGTTTTACGGTAGCAGAGCTTTCTTCTGA